tttgtgtgtgtgtatgtgtggtggggTGGCACCATGTAGGAGGTGGGGACAGGCCTTCCCACAGACCTGGTGGGGGAGGTAGGGGCTGTGTGAGAGGAGTAAAGGGCCAGCCAGGCCCCTAACCCACCTGCCCTAATCTCTGGCTCCAGGTGATCCTGGGTGGAGGCCGAAAATACATGTTTCCTGTGGGGACCCCAGACCCTGAATACCCAGATGATGCCAGTGTGAATGGAGTCCGGAAGGACAAGCAGAACCTGGTGCAGGCATGGCAGGCCAAGCACCAGGTAATGGGGGCTCACGGATGTGGGGGTACagtggggctgggcctggggtgTCGGGCTATGGGCTGAGGCCTGGTTCTGCCCTCCCAGGGAGCCCAGTATGTGTGGAACCGCACTGCGCTCCTTCAGGCGGCCGATGACTCCAGTGTAACACACCTCATGGGTAACaactccacccacccccactgtCCTCCCCAGGATGGGTGCCACGGGCCACCCCCGTCCTCAGCTTGAGGGTCACCACTGCTCCCCTTTCCCACAGGCCTCTTTGAGCCAGCAGACATGAAGTATAATGTTCAGCAAGACCCCACCAAGGACCCGACCCTGGAGGAGATGACGGAGGTGGCCCTGCGAGTGCTAAGCAGGAACCCCAGGGGCTTCTACCTCTTTGTGGAGGGTGAGTGGCAGCCCCTTGGTGAACAGAGGTGTGATGAGGGCCATCAGGGTGGGTTTGGTATCTTATATGTGACTTATCTGCAGGAGGCCGCATTGACCACGGTCACCATGATGACAAAGCTTATATGGCACTGACCGAGGCGGTCATGTTTGACAATGCCATCGCCAAGGCTAATGAGCTCACTAGCGAACTGGACACGCTGATCCTTGTCACTGCAGACCACTCTCATGTCTTCTCTTTTGGTGGCTATACACTGCGTGGGACCTCCATTTTTGGTAAGCCCAGGGAGAGTGGCAGGTCCTTGCCCCTAAGTTACGAGGCACAAAGTGCTCTGAGccagttccctcatctgtcaAGTGGGGTAGTAACAGCAACTGCCCTGCATCGCTCTGGTGAGGATTAAGTCACTGAACAGACAAGACCTGCCTAGGCTCTGCACACAGGGGGAGCCACAAAGGCTAGGGTCAGTGTGATCACGGGGTCCCCTCTTCCCTGAAGGTCTGGCCCCCAGCAAGGCCTTAGACAGCAAGTCCTACACCTCCATCCTCTATGGCAATGGCCCTGGCTATGTGCTTGGCGGGGGCTCGAGGCCCGATGTTAATGACAGCACAAGCGGTAAGTGTAGTGGGTGGGGTGCTGGGAGGTGGGGACCCTGGCCAGAAATTGTGGGGAGGGGAAGGCTGCCTCCCTTGTCACATTAACTCCCCACCTTCTGGCCAGAGGACCCCTCGTACCGGCAGCAGGCGGCCGTGCCCCTGGCTAGCGAGACCCACGGGGGCGAGGACGTGGCGGTGTTCGCGCGCGGCCCGCAGGCGCACCTGGTGCACGGCGTGCAGGAGGAGACCTTCGTGGCGCACATCATGGCCTTTGCGGGCTGCGTGGAGCCCTACACCGACTGCAATCTGCCGGCCCCCGCCAGCGTCCCCGACGCCGCGCACCTGGCGGCCAGCCCGCCTCCACTGGTGCTGCTGGCCGGGGCGATGCTGCTGCTGGCACCCACCTTGTACTAACCCCCACCAGTTCCAGGTCTCGGGATTTCCCGCTGTCCTGCCCAAAACCTCCCAGCTCAGGCCCTACCGGAGCTACCACCTCAGAGTCCCCACCCCGAAGTCCTATCCTAGCTGCCACTCCTGCAGACCCGACCGGGCCCCACCACCAGAGTTTCACCTCCCAGCAGTGATTCACCTTCCAGCATTGAAGGAGCCTCAGCTCACAGCCCTTCATGGCCCGGCCCATCCCCGAGGCTGAGGCCCTGATTTCCCTGTGACACCCGTAGACCTACTGCCCGACCCCAACTTCGGTGGCTTGGGATTTTGTGTTCTGCCACCCTGAACCTCAGTAAGGGGGCTCGGACCATCCAGACTGCCCCTACTGCCCACAGCCCCACCTGAGGACGAAGCTGGCAcggtcccaggggtcccaggcccGGCTGGAACCCACACCTTGCCTTTCAGGCGACCCTGGGACTCTGGGGTTTCCGGGAGGAGTGGCTTTCGGGAGGCGTGGTTTCCGATGGGCGTGGCTTCTTGGAAACTTGGCTCCCGCCCCTGGAACCCAACCTGTGGTCATCTGGGGCCCAAGGAGACGTCTCAGCCCAGGAGCTCCGGGGGACCCTGGACAGAGCCCTCAGCAGCCCCTCCTAGGAACCCAACGGTACCATTACAGAGAGGAGACAGTGACACAGAGGAGAGGAGACTTGTCCCAGGTCCTTCAGCTGCTCTGAAGGTGGCCCCGGTGTCCATTCCAGGCTGGGAGATCCCAGGAACAGCgggagagctgggggtggggacacaGGCCCCGCCCTCCTGGGAGGCAGGAAGCAGCTCTCAAATAAACTGTTCTAAGTATGATACAGGAGTGATACATGTGTGAAGAGAAGCCCTTAGGTGGGGGCACAGAGTGTCTGGGTGAGGGGGGTCAGGGTCACATCAGGAGGTTAGGGAGGGGCTGATGAAGGGCTGACGTTGAGCAAAGACCAAAGGCAACTCAGAAGGACAGTGGTGCAGGACTGGGTGTGGTCAGCAGGGGGACtggttgggggagcctggcgggtcaaGAGGGTCAAAGCCGAGAGAGTGGGAGGACCGGGgatcaactggaatttcatccaGAGTGTGGGAGAGGGGTGGAAGACTCTGAGCAGGGACATAACAGGACCGGAAGACTCTAGAAAATACCCTGCTGACCTCTGAGTAGGGAAgactattctatttctttttctgttgtgcGGGTGTAGGTGGGAGCTGGGAAACCAGAGAGGAAGTACAGACTCCTAACATTTCTGACCTCTGTCTGAAAATATTCAGGAGCACCCACGCCAATATAAAAACACTGAGTatgtgagagtgaaagtgttagccactcacttgtgtccacctcttttgcaaccccatggactgtagcctcccaggctcctctgtccatgggattctccagtcaagaaaactggagtgggttgccatttcctgctccaggggatcttccctacccatggtttgaacccgggtctcttgcattgcaggcagattctttactgtctgagtcatgtAACCCACCCCACAGACACATTCCAAAGAATTTTATAGGATTGAAGACAGCCACATTTTCCAATACATTTTACAAAACTACAGATTTCTTTGTACTTTTACAAAGTTGCAGGGAAAGCATTTTGCCCTCACTAGAAATGTTAGTATGACTGAATGTGCTTCCTTATTTACTAAAATTTTGATTTCGCACTGTAAAACTTCAATCTGAAGGCCAGGCTCTCAGGACAGTTTGCTTCAACTCTGATTTTTAGTGACTGTCACAAACCATGGAGCTGAATGGAAGGAGGGCTTTACTAAATTACTGGACTGGTTTTTACACTCCACCCACCCACTGTGCAAAGGCATTTTGTTACAATGCAGCTTGTGTGGTTCAACCTTCTCTGTTGTCAGTTAGCTGGTCCAAAAAACCAAAGGGAAAGAGCTGCTTGTTTATGTTTCATAAATGGGTTCAACTCCCAAGGAAACTCTTCATTTTCAAACCACAGGTTTGAAAAACAGATTATTCTCGAATTCGTGGTGATGGTCACACAACTTtgaatattctaaaaaaaaactGCAGAATAGTACACTTGAAAAAGGTGAGTTTTATCATACATAAATGAAACCTAACTTACAAAAACAGTTTTTGTTTCCaagcttttaaaaagtgtgtAGGTCCAAGTGTTGGCACAAAATCATGTCCACGGACACATTTTCAAGCATCAGTTCTAAAATCTTTACCATGAAGgggcagatgcagagaaagtatGCTTATTTTTTTCAAGCTTTTGTTTTTAGTGCTTAAGACTGATAATTGctgacaaaataaatttttacataCCAGGTATGGGGAACTCATTCTGTTTTACATGAGTTCACTTGATTTTTGTCCTATCAAATATACTTTGTACATCTAATTTAATTCTTAAGAAAAGGGCACATTGAGTAGGCATAAAGAAtgtccaagttaaaaaaaatttaaaattcctcCCTTTCTGGGACACCAATCCTGGTCCAATCCTGGGACTCCCTCCCCAGCTGCCAAGGCCATACTGACTCTCTTTATGTgctgatctgattttttttttcaaaccttgAAGGAATGTATTCAtgacttgttttatttctttgttctgaCAATATGTAAAACCATGCTGAAATCCATGCTTCTCCGGAGCAGTTTCTTCCAGTTTCCCCCAGACAGCAGGCTGTCTTCCAGGTTATAGTCCttagtttggctcaaataaaactttACAATTCCTACTAACATTATGGATTGTTTATAGATTATTTCTGTCAACATGCTTGTCACCTAGAGAAATATCAGCACGTTGAATTTTAAGAAGGAAAGGGAGTCAGGAAGAAAGAAGGCAGAAGGACTCATGCCAGCCCCCTTCAATATCTTGCCATAAAGATGGCTCATTCTGTGGGGTTAATCTGGAACATTCTCAAGGTCACACTCAATCCCATTACCAAGACTATCATGAAGCTTCTCCCTTACTCAGACAGTCTTGGTTTTAGAAAGTGAACACCATGGATGACTCCTATTGCATTTTATGTGCTCTCGAGGCTTCTAGTTCTTTCCTGCAATGGTTTGACCAGAGATGGCCTTTGCAGGTTCTGCTGCCTCTGCAGCTTTTATCATTCagaatcgttttttttttttttttttctttaaatgcttcCCAACTCTTTTCTCCGCCATCCTGTGTGTGGTTGAATTTGCACCTCACCACATCTTCTCACAAGACTTTCAGTCTCAAGAGATTCCTGGTCAAGATACAAAAGCAGAGTCATCCCGTTCTCAAtggattcaaatgaaaactggCAATAAAATCAGGTACACCTCCAAGAGAAGACGTTGGAGGAGAACCAAGCTGGGTCTACAAGAAGCCTCACACAGGAATGCACACATTTATACTGTGTTAAGgcctgactcatttgagaagaccctgacgctgggaaagattgagggcaggaggagaaggggacgacagaggatgagatggttggatggcatcactgactcaatggacatgggtttgggtggactccgggagttagggatggacagggaggcctggtgtgtgtggtttatggggtcgtaaagagtcggacacgactgagcgactaaactgaactgaactgaaggtcaccTACACATCAACCAACCAAATCACAATAATGAGACCATCACTGCTGTCTGAACAGCTCATGGGAGAGACGGAATGCTTGGCTCCTGATGTTTGCTCTTTCCTCACTAGCATTCTTTGCAGCTCaggaataaataagtgaaagctTTGTTGGAAAAAAATCCTTCCCACTAGCTGTTCCATCAATGGATGCACTTGCACTCTTTTCCCCACATGACATTGTTTTTTATTAAACAAAGTATGAACTGTTGGAAATACATCTTCCCTGCCACATCTTTCCTTTAGTggatcatacacacacaaagtggTCTGTGTATTTCATTATTGGAACAGAATCCAGCAAATACCTTAAGCTGAGATGTGTAGAAACATCTGTACTTTCAGCCAACTGACTGTATAGCAAACCTCCCACACTGGGTAATTTGCTCTAACACTTTTTCTTCAATCTACAGCAATGTTTTCTCTACATCTTCCAAAGGTATTTGCTGACAAAGAAATGCCTTTCGGTTTTTCGACAGATCATTTTCTGTTCATTGTTTCTGCCATTTTTACTGCAGCAGAAAGAATAAATGTTTGCCTGGTGGTAGGTGTTTTTCGTCTTGTCCTATTACGCAAGAAACTTTAAAAGAGCCTTCCAAATATTTATCATTGCTTAGGGAAATATCAAAAAGTACGAGGTAGAACAGCACATCACTTTAAACATCACGGGGAAAAAACTGTGGGGGGGTTGTCTTCATGTCCTGAAAGCTAAGGTTTTAAATGCCTTGCAAACCAGAGAGGTTCATGCTGTTATTGAGACTATCTCAAGGTGCCCCCAGAGCAAACCAATGATGATGGAGGTAGGGGTGCTTCAAACAGTTTGgttttgtttaatgttttatgTTTGGGGCTGACTTCCCGTCAGCTCTGTACCATGGGTGATGAGCATGTGTCAGGAGGGAGGAAGTAGCAACCACTTAACCTGGTATGGATTACAAGTATTATTTGCAGTCTCTTTACAAGAAATTTTTGTAAGCCCACTTGATTTCTTGGGAGGAATCATTTGTTTAAAACTACATTAGATCATATAATCTATAGATCTACTTAGCTAGACACACTCAACTTACTCAGCCTCAATCCACCAGAAGTGAGCAAATGAGAAAGGAACACAGTGTCAGCCCCCTGCCTGAAGTGCCCACATTCTCTTCCCAGGACACCTGCCGGCCATGCTGGAGGGTGGGGGCCTGGTCAAAACCATTGCAGATAGAGAAGAGatagataacttttttttttttgactgcacagcatgtgcgatcttagttacccaaccaaGAATCAAACGTGTGCCCCGTGTAATGGAAATGcaaggtcctaaccactggcctgccagggaagtccccagatagAAAATTCTATTTGAGCCAAGTGGAGATTATAACCAAGTAGGAAGTCTTTCCGAAAACTCCAAGGACTGCTCCcacacatttttcaaataaaggaTCATACATTAAGAGGAGACAGCCATATTTTACACAAAGTTCACCTAAAGATACAGAGTCCAGACAAGCACATACATAGTGAGCAACAGGTCCCAGGAACCCCTTATGGGATTGGGAAAGAAATGTAACGTACTAAGGAGTTACGCTGCCTgtgtcagaaaaaataaaaaacaacactgATCTTCATGATAGAGCAGGCACTCGCAGCTTCAAGAAGGTCAGCTTCATGTATAATGCAGATGCAGGCTGCACACTAGGGAGGGCCCACCACGGGCAGGGAATGCGTTATGCTTAGGTTGCCTTGCCCTGCCCCCAACATAAATTTTACTTCATCAGGATGAAGGTTCCAGgatggagtgaaagtgaaagttgctcagtcatgtctgactcctgcaaccccatggactatacagtccatggaattctccaggccagaatactggagtgggtaacctttcccttctccaggggttcttccaaacccagggatcgaatccaggtctcctgcattgcaggtggattctttaccagctgaaccaccagggaaaccagggcTGATGGCCCAGGTTTGTGGCAAGGCTGGAATGAGATAAAGCCTGGAAGAGCTGGACACACGTTAGGcactctggaaggactgatgtcccTTCAACCAACCAGTTGAGATCTGAGTGGGAGACCAGTCATCCTTGGGCCCCAGACAGAACTctctctttggggaaaaaaaaaaaaattatttggctgtgttgggttggCTCTTACAgtatgggctcaatagttgcaggatgtgggcttagttgctcctcagcagcaaatgggatcttagttccccaaccacggatcaaacctacatccctTGCACTGCAcagtgattcttaaccactggaccacaagagtAGTCCCCCAGACAGGACTCTTAAGATCAACAATTCCTGATGACTACAGGTGCATCACTCCCTGCAAAGTTCAGACTGGGCTCTAGGGGGCgccccaggttcagtcccagCCAAACCTgtagcccagcccagccctggttTCTGGAGTCCCTCCTTCCCTCCGACCCAACCCCAACCCCTGGTCCCTGCACCAAGCCCAGCGGGGCTCTGGTGACCACACAGGATGCTTCCTGATGGGTAGGCACAGGTGCTGCCTGGAAATCTCGGGAGACCTCAGACGAAATGACCTTCATCCTGACCTTGTGGCCGATGCTCCCATCTGAGGCTGTGACCTCCCCTGCGTCTCCCGACCTGCTCAGCATCTGCATGACCAGCCGTTGTCCCTTTCAGgatgcctcccccatccctgtctccggtaggggtggggttgggggtccaGAGACCTGCAGGAAGCTGAGTCATATTCTTAGTCGCACACTCTGATCTAAAGTGACCCAGGGCCTGCTTCCTCCAGGTGAACAGAGCTTCAGGGTCGCTTCTGCACACACGCCAGGCCACAGCCCAGAATCCCCTCAACATCCCCttgccaccagggatgcccaaccTGTGCCAACATGCCTGGCATGGTGCCCAGAAGCCAGTTGTGTGTCTCTGGAGCCGCCCCTCGGGACGAAATAGCTGCCCCACCATCCAGATGTTGAGGCCACCATCCACCTCAGTAGGGAGCATCCAGCTCTTTGAGGGTTCTAGCCCTTTCCCCCTTTTATGTCCCCAGTAAGAAGTGCTTTTACTAGTCATAAACACACAATGGAACTCTATTTGTAAGAATTAAAGACatgtcactctttttttttttcctgcatgaaAACAGGTTATTTATTGGTGAGATAATTAGAAAAGCTCACTAGATGTCCCAGTTCCTGGTCATCAGCAGCAGGGCAccccctccgcccccaccccagccggGGCTCCTCGAGTGACAGGAAAGTCATCTCCTTCAGACCTCTGTCAGTGGTGACCGCCATGGTCTGGTCCCATGGGAATCTAGGAGggttttttattactatttacaCAAAGTAGACCAGGAGAGACGCGGCTTTGCAGCACTACAGGACTGCGGCTTGGGGATCTAAGCTGCCTGTTGCCCAGTGAATTGGCCTGAGTGGCAGCCAGAGGCTTGCAGGTCCGGGCCCAGCTGAggtctgggggggggggggcaggcgCCATGTCCTTTTCCTCTGACCCGGTGAGCTCATGCTGGCTCGCAGCCCGACTGCAGGGCTGCTCAGAGGGCTGGACCCGAGGGATGGGAGGTGTGtcccctgcagcccctgcagtgggagccccCACCctgtgcaggaggcagggagcgtggggaggagggaggcatcCATGGGCCTGGCTGGGCCGGGCCCTTGTTGAGGACAGCGGGCCACAGGGCAGAGAGGGGCTGAAGGACACCCCCATACTAGTGTGGGGGGATGCGGTCAGTGGAACCTGAGGGTTGGTGCCTCAAGGGTGGCCTGTAACCGAGTGAGGGCTGAGAACCCCACCAGGGCCAACAAATAGGCCCCAAATGAGCCACAAGCTGTGTCCCAGGAACACAAAAGTTGGTGTTAGGTCTGCAGGGTTAGGAGCCTGGGGTCCCCTTGACCACACAGAGCTGAGACCCACCAGGGGTGGAGGCCTGATCCCATGATAGCTCTGCAGGACAGGACAGGGTGCAACTAGCTTTCACCAAAGGCGAGGGGGCCTTGGGACGTGGTATCCCCGCCTGCAGTGGTTTTCGAGGTGAAGACATCCGCCCTGCCCAGCCTCAGGGTGAAGTCCACGCTGCCAGAGTCCTGCTCAGCCACATGCCACATGCTGTCCAAATTCAGGGTCTCCTTCAGGAAAATGGAGCCTGCAGAGCAAGGACTTCTAGGGGGAGGATGGGCTGAGAGTCATACTGTTCTGAAACCTTCAATAATCCCATGAAGGAATTATAAATAATGTGCTCGGAGGCCtgcatttttctgtaaaatgttccCAAGAACTGCCTCATGTGGTTACCTGCTGTGCAGTGACAGGTACCCTGGAGGCTGCCTGGCTCCAAAGCAGAAAATGTCTCCGTTATCCAGGAGCCCTCTGGGACCCCCGCAGGCTGGGGCAGAGACTGAGGTGTCTTGTGACCCCTCGCAAGTCAGCAGGGGAAACGCcattgactcttcgtgaccccatggactgtagcctgccaggttcctccgttcatgggatttttcaggcaagaatactggagtgggttgccatttccttttccaggagatcttcctgacccagggattgaacccaggtctcccccattataggcagactctttaccgtctgagccaccagggaagtccaaggagtGGAAGACGGCACAATTCACTCCCTTCTACAGTCTCTCCTCAGATGTGGTGTTGGGGGCTGGAGGATACAACTGCCAGGGTCCTGCTTAGCGATGACCCCTCTAGATTCAAGTCCAAGCTCCTACACAGGTGGacagggggagacagaggaggaggctggactCTGGAGCTCTGTGCTCTGCCCTGTTCTGTCCTGTCCTGTGGCAGGGTGGCCCAGAGGTGGCCTCGGGAGCCCAGCACTCAGCCCCTGCACAGGCCTGGAGCTGGCAGGGGGACCGGGAAATTGCTCTTTTTATTGTACCGGGGGAGAGTGGGTTCCTCAAGCCAGTTTAGGGGAGGGGTGAGATGCcccgagggcttcccaggtggcactagtggtaaagaacccacctgccaatgcaggagacataagaaacgcgagttcgatccctaggtcggaaagagccctggaggagggcatggcaacccactccagtattcatgcttggagaatcctatggacagaggagcctggtgagctatggtccatagggtcgcagagtcagacatgactgaagtgacttagcacgcgtgcacacaAGGTGCCctgaaggtgagagaaggagGCAGCGAAAGGGGCCCTCCAGCAACCAGCCCTTCCATGAGGTCTCTGACTCCACTTGCTCCCTGGGGAGGAAAGGATTCAGGGTACTGCCCAACATGGGATTATGGAGGTGGGGATGTAAGGAGGAACCCAACCCCCTGAGAACCCTGCAGAGGTATTTGCTCATGGAGGACACTGGGATTCCTAGCATGTCTGGAACAGGGGCTctagccatttaaaaatattgcttctaGGGCTCCTCATGGGCTGGGGAGCTTGGGGTCCCTGGGGTGCTGGACATCTGGGTCTGCATACAAGCAACCACACAGGTGGCAGAAACTTGTATGTGGGCTCCACTGAACTTGTTGGAAAGGCCTGGGGGGCAGGGCTGCTCGGGGACACCTCGATGGCCCTGAGGACTCAGCTTGGGGCTCTCACTGCTGGAGCTGCAGCTGTGCAGTCTTGGGGTGGTGGAGGGGCCCACGTCCAGCCAGCACAGGTGGGCCCACCCCTCACCCACAGCCCTGCATCCACCGGTGATGCCCGAGCCTGGAGAGGGTGAGACACTGGCCAAGGTCAGGCAGTAGTGACCCCCGGGGCTCAAGGCTGGGCCTCAAAGCTGCGGAGAGCAGAACCATGAGGCTCGACACAAGAAGGCACACAGGTGGGTGCCTGGAAGCTTCAGCGCAGTTGTAAACCATCCCCCGCTCCTTTATTCCCCTGCTGTTACATGCTTAGTCGCAGATTGCTTTCTGTCATCCCAATGAGCTCTGCTCAGAGGATCCCTGCTGTGGGCCAAGCCATCCTCCTTCTCTGGGAGGGATGGAGCCAGCCTTGCGACAAGCTGCCCCGGGGCGACTTCTAGAATCGCTGCACAACCGGAAGGACCTTTACCAGGCGTTTGAGCCCCTCAGCCAACACAAGGGAAACAGAAGCCGAGTGGGCGGCTGTGCTGAGCTGGCTCAGCATCACGGCCAGTGGGTCCTCAGCTGGACTGCAGGCACAGGGCCTAGTGGACAGTGAAGTGGCCGCCTCTATGCTGTGTGCTGGGTTTCCCAGCAGGACTCATCAAGGGGAGATGCTGAGGGTGGGATGGACATCCGGA
The window above is part of the Bos javanicus breed banteng chromosome 2, ARS-OSU_banteng_1.0, whole genome shotgun sequence genome. Proteins encoded here:
- the LOC133230653 gene encoding intestinal-type alkaline phosphatase-like, encoding MQGACVLLLLGLRLQLSLGLIPVEEEDPAFWNRQAAQALDVAKKLQPIQTAAKNVILFLGDGMGVSTVTATRILKGQMAGKPGPETPLAMDQFPYVALSKTYNVDRQVPDSAGTATAYLCGVKGNYRTIGVSAAARYNQCNTASGNEVTSVMNRAKKAGKAVGVVTTTRVQHASPAGAYAHTVNRNWYSDADLPADAQTNGCQDIAAQLVNNMDIDVILGGGRKYMFPVGTPDPEYPDDASVNGVRKDKQNLVQAWQAKHQGAQYVWNRTALLQAADDSSVTHLMGLFEPADMKYNVQQDPTKDPTLEEMTEVALRVLSRNPRGFYLFVEGGRIDHGHHDDKAYMALTEAVMFDNAIAKANELTSELDTLILVTADHSHVFSFGGYTLRGTSIFGLAPSKALDSKSYTSILYGNGPGYVLGGGSRPDVNDSTSEDPSYRQQAAVPLASETHGGEDVAVFARGPQAHLVHGVQEETFVAHIMAFAGCVEPYTDCNLPAPASVPDAAHLAASPPPLVLLAGAMLLLAPTLY